TCCTCAATTCGTGTGTTTATCGTGGAAATCTTGTCCTTGAGATCATTGTAGGCGGGCAGTCCGGTTTGCCCGTCAAAAATTTGGATGGCGAGAAAAAAATTCACGAAAACCAAAAGAACCACGAAAAAACCCGTTTTGCTCATAAGCGTCTACCCCTGGGCTCGCAAGCGCTGTGCCGCAAGGCTCCATGGCTCGATATATTTCTGGTAGTTCCCAAGGGAAAGCTCCATGAATTTCTCGATTTCGTCGTTGTCCGTCTTGGAAATCACGGAATTGACGCCACGCATGAAGGCTTCATGGCCGTGCAGGCTTTGGCAATTCCCGCCGACAACTATGATGTTCACATCCCGTCGGCGCAACCCGTTCCATTTTTTAAAAATTTCATGCAAGGGAAGTGAG
The genomic region above belongs to Deltaproteobacteria bacterium and contains:
- a CDS encoding septum formation initiator family protein, with protein sequence MSKTGFFVVLLVFVNFFLAIQIFDGQTGLPAYNDLKDKISTINTRIEDIDAQNRQLSSEIRVVKKDDKYIERLVKRELFYVAENETMYIFK